A genomic segment from uncultured Alistipes sp. encodes:
- a CDS encoding aldehyde dehydrogenase family protein yields MATLENTPSERITALAAAQKAYFRQGATLPEAFRRTMLRRFDAAMVNWEKRLCDALWQDLHKSPEEAYLTEISIVRGEIRNHLRHLKAWMRPERRPTPMKLLPSKSRILSEPLGQALIVAPWNYPVQLLLNPLVGAISAGCTALLKPSPYTPTVARTIEAMIREIFDEEYVVVVQGNRVVNRQLFDMRWDVIFFTGSPDLGRQVMEAAARTLTPVVLELGGKSPCIVDRGADITVAARRIAWGKTLNAGQTCIAPDYLLLHRSLQEPFRKAYAQALRELHGDDARKSPYFVRIVNARAFERVSGYLSQGRITIGGDTDAAERYIEPTLLEEVDPASPVMQEEIFGPVLPELLFDETQEAIDFITAREKPLALYYFGPEKQGERVLLHTSSGGACLNDTIMHIANDQLPFGGVGNSGMGRYHGRESFDAFSHRRALVCAPQKFDLPFRYPPYKGFRWVKKIL; encoded by the coding sequence ATGGCAACTCTCGAAAATACCCCCTCCGAACGCATTACGGCACTCGCAGCGGCCCAGAAAGCCTACTTCCGACAGGGAGCGACGCTTCCCGAAGCATTCCGCCGCACGATGCTCCGGCGGTTCGACGCCGCGATGGTCAACTGGGAGAAGCGTCTCTGTGATGCCTTGTGGCAGGACTTGCACAAATCACCCGAGGAGGCTTACCTTACGGAAATCAGCATCGTGCGCGGCGAAATCCGCAACCACCTGCGCCACCTCAAGGCGTGGATGCGACCCGAACGGAGGCCGACGCCGATGAAACTCCTGCCGTCGAAGAGCCGTATCCTCTCGGAACCCCTCGGGCAGGCGCTGATCGTCGCACCGTGGAACTATCCCGTGCAGCTGTTGCTCAATCCCCTGGTCGGTGCCATCTCGGCCGGGTGTACCGCCCTGCTGAAGCCCTCGCCCTACACGCCGACCGTCGCCCGGACGATCGAGGCGATGATCCGGGAGATTTTCGACGAGGAGTATGTCGTCGTCGTGCAGGGCAACCGCGTGGTGAACCGCCAGTTGTTCGACATGCGTTGGGATGTGATCTTCTTCACCGGAAGCCCTGACCTCGGACGGCAGGTCATGGAAGCCGCAGCGCGTACGTTGACGCCCGTCGTGCTGGAACTGGGCGGCAAGAGCCCCTGCATCGTCGACCGCGGAGCCGATATCACCGTCGCCGCCCGCCGCATCGCCTGGGGCAAGACCCTCAACGCCGGACAAACCTGCATCGCCCCCGACTACCTGCTGCTCCACCGTTCGCTGCAGGAGCCTTTCCGCAAAGCCTATGCCCAGGCGCTGCGCGAACTCCACGGCGACGATGCCCGGAAAAGCCCCTATTTCGTACGCATTGTCAACGCCCGGGCCTTCGAACGAGTCTCGGGATACCTCTCACAAGGTCGTATCACGATCGGAGGAGACACCGACGCTGCAGAACGCTATATCGAACCGACGCTCCTCGAAGAGGTCGACCCCGCATCGCCGGTCATGCAGGAGGAGATTTTCGGTCCCGTGCTGCCCGAGTTGCTCTTCGACGAGACACAGGAGGCCATTGACTTTATTACTGCGCGCGAGAAACCGCTGGCGCTCTATTACTTCGGACCCGAAAAGCAGGGGGAGCGCGTGTTGCTCCACACCTCGTCGGGCGGAGCATGCCTCAACGACACGATCATGCACATCGCCAACGACCAGCTGCCCTTCGGCGGCGTGGGAAACTCCGGGATGGGCCGCTACCACGGACGTGAGAGTTTCGACGCCTTTTCCCACCGCCGGGCCCTCGTCTGCGCCCCGCAAAAGTTCGACCTCCCGTTCCGTTACCCGCCTTATAAGGGATTCCGGTGGGTAAAGAAGATTTTATAG